From Triticum urartu cultivar G1812 chromosome 2, Tu2.1, whole genome shotgun sequence, a single genomic window includes:
- the LOC125537653 gene encoding splicing regulatory glutamine/lysine-rich protein 1-like gives MKSKSAKKAADEDEAKSKKIRSSRGKRRSVRHSRSRSPSPDGSSSSSPPRKRSKKPTKKIVDKRSKKSKGSGSRRGRRRSLSPSRSPSGSPSSVSRSHPRRSHHSISSSSASDSERSVSPLPKSHSKDPRKKKGRGRDKDRKRRRLRRSRSYSSSPARSGSSRSRSRSRSKSKSRKRRADGMRHDASRDRVVQDYDNCQDPQNEKRSVEDVYSDEDAVADDYEKNVELKEMESPPSKDAHEPGEILPVNCESPEVEEDLELILRQKALENFRKFKGAMAMVGKTENNGTGKEVLTDSPQNTVTKFPEARSAVAPFQRQGSNLGVGHSTRSPEFEDFENGRSPWKQETTHRDISPGILEAGDTCGPTQQLGSGLEEIRSTSHITSHDGRNGGSVMQRLGSTPASSGIIKQRLGISSVVSPVQARPRVRSVVSIPSREGLDDSTFTTIPTACENPASVESSSEVRHFPAEINKLEGIDGDDRKIGEASVPESSVLSTDAGKSQAAGTEDKDASQFEKRTFSRMHDGETVQVSYKVYIPATSPRLARRKLQR, from the exons ATGAAGAGCAAATCCGCCAAGAAGGCCGCCGACGAG GATGAGGCCAAGTCCAAGAAGATCCGATCCTCGCGCGGCAAGCGTCGGAGTGTCCGCCACAGCCGCAGCCGCTCCCCTTCCCCCGACGGCTCCAGCTCCAGTTCCCCACCCCGCAAGCGCTCCAAGAAGCCCACCAAGAAGATTGTTGACAAGAGGAGCAAAAAGAGCAAGGGCAGTGGCAGCCGCCGCGGACGCCGCCGCAGCCTGAGTCCAAGCCGTAGCCCCAGCGGTAGCCCTTCCTCGGTGTCCAGGAGTCACCCCCGCCGCAGCCACCATAGCATTAGCAGCAGCAGTGCCTCAGACTCTGAGAGGTCAGTGAGCCCACTGCCCAAGAGCCACTCCAAAGATCCTAGGAagaagaaaggaagggggagggACAAGGATCGAAAGAGGAGGCGTTTACGGAGATCAAGGAGCTACTCGAGCAGTCCAGCCAGGAGTGGCAGTAGCCggagcaggagcaggagcaggagcaAGAGCAAAAGTAGGAAGCGGAGGGCGGACGGCATGAGACATGATGCAAGTAGGGACAGGGTTGTACAGGACTATGACAACTGCCAGGATCCGCAGAATGAGAAGAGATCTGTTGAGGATGTTTATAGCGATGAGGACGCGGTTGCTGACGATTATGAGAAGAATGTGGAGCTGAAGGAGATGGAAAGCCCACCTTCCAAGGATGCTCATGAACCGGGTGAGATCTTACCTGTTAATTGTGAAAGCCCAGAGGTTGAGGAGGATTTGGAGCTCATTCTCAGGCAGAAAGCTCTTGAGAACTTCAGGAAGTTTAAGGGAGCCATGGCCATGGTAGGCAAGACAGAAAACAATGGTACAGGGAAGGAAGTACTAACAGATAGCCCCCAGAATACTGTCACAAAATTTCCTGAAGCAAGGTCTGCTGTTGCCCCTTTTCAGAGGCAGGGAAGCAATCTTGGAGTTGGCCACTCTACTCGATCACCTGAATTTGAAGATTTTGAGAACGGTAGAAGTCCTTGGAAGCAGGAAACGACTCACAGGGATATATCACCTGGAATACTCGAGGCTGGTGATACTTGTGGTCCTACTCAACAGCTGGGAAGCGGACTAGAAGAGATACGTTCAACTTCTCATATCACTTCACATGATGGTAGGAATGGTGGTAGTGTAATGCAAAGGTTGGGAAGCACCCCGGCGAGTTCTGGTATTATAAAGCAAAGGTTAGGCATCAGCTCAGTGGTGAGTCCTGTGCAAGCAAGACCCAGAGTTAGATCAGTTGTGAGTATACCCTCCAGGGAAGGGCTTGATGACAGTACATTTACAACAATCCCTACAGCTTGTGAGAATCCTGCCTCTGTCGAAAGCAGTAGTGAAGTAAGACATTTTCCTGCTGAAATAAACAAGCTTGAAGGAATCGATGGAGATGATAGAAAGATTGGTGAAGCTTCAGTTCCTGAGAGCTCTGTTTTGTCGACTGACGCGGGCAAGAGCCAGGCAGCAGGGACCGAGGACAAAGATGCGTCTCAGTTTGAGAAGAGGACTTTCTCTAGGATGCATGATGGAGAGACAGTGCAG GTCAGCTACAAAGTCTACATACCAGCGACAAGCCCGCGACTTGCAAGGAGGAAGCTCCAGCGCTGA